The following is a genomic window from Desulfofarcimen acetoxidans DSM 771.
GGCACTCTTGAAAGAACGGAATGAGTTTTTGGCTGACCGTGTTTGCCGGTCACTGGGGATTTTGAAACATGCCCGCATGATTAATGCTGAAGAGACTATGCGTATGTTTTCAGATGTTAGATTGGGTGTTGATCTTAATATTATTGAGGGGATAGATACGGGCCTGCTATCTGAGTTAATGGTTTTATCGCGTCCGGCATACTTGATAAAAAAAGCAGGCAAAGAAATAACAACAGTGGATCAGGATATTTTGCGGGCAGAATTAATTAGGGAAAGATTAAACGGTTAGATAAGACAGTCAATTATAATGTATTAATGGTTTATCTAACAATCATATTAAAAGTTGACTTATTTTCCGTCGGATATAATTGTCAGGAAGTATATAATGTTTTTTATAAAATAAAGGGAGGTGCTATTATGTTTGATAAATTTACGGAACGTGCTAAGAAAGTATTCGTGCTGGCACAAGACGAGGCCAAAAGGATGGCTACTCCATATATCGGTACGGAGCATTTGCTGCTTGGATTAATCCGTGAGGGTGAGGGTGTTGCTGCAAAAGTGTTGGAGTCACTTAATATTGATGCGGAAACAGTTCGCCAAGCGGTAGGGCAGCTTGTCGGTCCAGGCAAAGGTGTAGCTCAGGAAATGTTTCTGACACCTCGCGGCAAAAAAGTTCTTGAACTGGCTATAGCTGAAGCCAGGAGTTTAGGACATAATTATGTTGGCACCGAACATCTTTTGCTGGGATTAATCAGCGAGGGCGAAGGAGTGGCAGCACAGGTATTAAACGCCTTGGGTGCTGATATTGAACAGGTACGCAGTATGATTATGCAGATGTTGGGTGGAGGGCAGTCGTCGCAGGGTGGCTGCGCTTCCGGCCAGTGCGGCAGCAAAGCTGGGAATGTTCAGACAAAGGCCCTGGATGAGTACGGTCGTGATTTGACAGAAATGGCTCGCGAAGATAAGCTTGACCCTGTAGTCGGAAGAGAAAAAGAAATTGAGAGAGTTATACAGGTATTAAGCCGCAGAACTAAAAATAACCCTGTTTTGCTTGGTGATCCGGGAGTAGGGAAAACCGCTGTTGTAGAGGGTTTAGCCCAGCGGATATCTTCCGGCAACGTTCCTGAGACGCTGCTCTCAAAAAGGGTCGTTAGTTTGGATTTAGCTGCTCTGGTTGCCGGCACCAAGTACAGGGGAGAATTTGAAGACCGTTTAAAAAAAGTGACACAAGAAATTACTAAAGCGGGCAACATAGTACTGTTTATTGATGAGCTGCATACTTTGATAGGTGCCGGTGCCGCAGAAGGTGCCATAGACGCGGCAAATATATTAAAACCCGCTTTAGCACGGGGCGAAATGCAATGCATTGGAGCTACAACATTGGATGAGTATCGCAAGTATATAGAAAAAGATGCGGCACTGGAACGGCGTTTCCAACCAATTAATGTTGAAGAGGCAACGGTGGAAGAAACCATTGCTATTCTTAAGGGATTAAGAGATAGGTATGAAGCCCATCACCGTGTTCGTATCAGTGATGAGGCTCTGGTTAATGCAGCTAAGCTGGCTGACCGCTATATATCAGATCGGTTTTTGCCGGATAAGGCCATAGATTTAATGGACGAAGCAAGTTCCAGAGTTCGTATGCTGGCTTTTACTGCACCACCGGACTTAAAAGATCTGGAGCGTAAAACGGAAAAGGTGCGGAAGGAGAAAGAAGAGGCTATTAACAGCCAGGAATTTGAAAAAGCGGCCCGGCTAAGGGATCAGGAGCAGTCCCTGAAGAAGGAACTGGAAGACCGCCGGGAAGCCTGGAATCTAACAAAAGGCGGCAATGAACTGGCTGTCAGTGAAGAAGATATTGCTCATGTTGTAGCTTCTTGGACAGGTATACCTGTTAAAAAGCTGGCCGAAGAAGAGTCGGATAGACTTTTGAAAATGGAAGAAATACTGCATCAAAGGGTAATCGGTCAGGAGGAAGCTGTTCGGGCAGTTTCCCGTGCTGTACGCCGTGCACGGGCAGGCCTAAAAGATCCTGGCCGTCCTGTAGGCTCCTTTATTTTCCTGGGTCCTACCGGGGTGGGCAAAACTGAGTTAGCCAGAGCACTGGCCGAAGCTCTTTTTGGCGATGATGATGCCTTGATTCGCATAGATATGTCTGAATACATGGAGAAGTATGCGGTATCCAGGCTGGTTGGCGCTCCCCCAGGCTATGTAGGGTATGAAGAGGGAGGTCAACTGACCAAGGCGGTTAGGAGGAAGCCTTATTCAGTAGTATTGCTGGATGAAATAGAGAAGGCGCATCCGGATGTTTTTAACATTCTCCTACAAGTTCTGGAAGATGGGCGGCTTACTGATTCTCAGGGTCGTGCGGTGGATTTCCGCAATACTGTTATTATTATGACTTCTAATGTCGGAGTAAGTCATATAAGAAAGATTGGCTCGCTTGGTTTTCAAACCGCCGAAAATGACAGCTATAGTAAAATGAAGGGCGATGTTACCCAGGAATTGCGTAAAACTTTTCGGCCGGAATTTCTCAATAGGGTGGATGAGACTATTGTGTTCCACTCCTTAGAGCAGAAACATCTAAATGAAATTGTCGGTCTGATGCTAAAAGATGTGCTTGGCCGATTGGCGGAAAACGAAATCAAAGTGGAAGCGACGGAAGCAGCTAAAGAACTCTTAGCCAGTAAGGGCTTTGATGAAACATATGGTGCCCGCCCCCTGCGCCGTGAGATTCAAAAACAGGTTGAGGATAGACTATCCGAAGAATTATTAAAAGGAGCGGTTAAAAAAGGAGAACATGTTGTACTCAATGTGGTGGATGGCGAGATTTTAATTGAGAAAAAATAAAAGCGCCCTTTCTCAGGGTGCTTTTATTTAATAACCTATTAAATTATCTTTATTCTATTACCAAATTCACCCTCATGACTTTCTTGTTACAGGAGTTGCTAAATGTTATAATGAATTTATATTTGGTATTGGAGAACGTGTGTTTATGAAACAAAAGACCATCTATTGCTGCCAGGAATGTGGTAGTCAAAGCCCTCGTTGGGTAGGTCGCTGCCCGTCTTGTGAGGCTTGGAATTCTATGGTGGAAGAGATGCCCGTTAAAAGTGCGGGTGCGGTTCTGCGGGGGAAAACAGAGCCTGTCAGGCAGCCGGTTTTGTTAACAGAGGTACTGCTATATGCAGAAAATCGCATACCTACCGGTATTAAGGAAATGGATCGCGTATTGGGTGGTGGCATTGTGCCGGGCTCTTTAATTTTATTGGGCGGTGAGCCTGGTATAGGCAAATCCACGCTTCTTTTGCAGGTAGCTTTTTTAATAGGCAAAGATAATAGGGAAGTCATATATGTCTGTGGTGAGGAATCAATGCAGCAGGTTCGTTTGCGGGCGGAGCGGCTTAATTCCATAAGCGAAAACGTATTGCTTTTAGCGGAAAATAATGTGGACCGGGTTGAATTGCAGATAAAAGAGCGCAAGCCATTTTTGGTTATAATTGATTCGGTTCAGACAATATATAAAGAAAGCCTCTCTTCTTCTCCCGGCAGTGTTGGTCAAGTTAGGGAGTGTGCCTCACAGCTAATGAGGCTGGCAAAAATGATGGACACAGCTATTTTTTTGGTCGGTCATGTGACAAAGGACGGGGCAATTGCCGGTCCTAAAGTGCTTGAGCATATGGTAGATGCTGTTTTGTATTTTGAGGGAGAGAGGCACCAGTCTTTCCGCTTGCTGAGAGGAGTTAAAAATCGTTTTGGTTCGACCAATGAAATAGGTATTTTTAATATGGCAGGTAATGGTTTAATTGAAGCAACTAATCCCAGTTCTTTATTCATGCAGCATTGGCAGGTACCCGTACCCGGTTCAGTTATAGTCCCTACGATAGAGGGGACTCGGCCTCTTCTGGTAGAGATTCAGGCATTGGTTTGTCCAACAGGTTTTGGTTTGCCCAGGCGTATGGCAACAGGTGTCGACTATAATCGGGTGGCCTTAATCATAGCAGTTTTGGAGAGAAGATTAGGATACCAATTAAGTAAGTATGATATTTATGTAAATGCTGTGGGCGGTGTGAAAATAGAGGAACCCGCGGTAGATTTGAGTATTGCTTTGGCCATAGCCTCCAGTTTTCATGATCGCCCATTGGGGTTGGGGTTGGCTGTGGCAGGTGAAATTGGCCTTACCGGGGAGGTCAGACCTGTAGCTTCTATAGAAAAAAGACTGTCTGAGGCCGGAGAGCTCGGATTTAAGAAAACTATAGTTCCTGAAGCTAATATAAATCCTGCCATTGATTGTAAATCAAAAGCAGTGGGAGTGAAAACTGTGACTGAGGCTGTTCAAGTAGCCTTGCAGTCTGGGGGGATTGTGTAATGAAAGAAGAGAAAGCTGAGGATCAACTATTAAAAGTATTACGCTTTGTGGCACCAGGTACATCACTGAGAGAAGGCTTGGAGAATATACTGCGGGCTAAGACGGGTGGTTTGGTTGTTGTGGGTGACTACCCTGAAGTGCTTGATATAGCCGAAGGAGGCTTTGCTATTAATGCCGACTATTCTTCCGCCAATCTTTATGAATTAGCCAAAATGGACGGTGCAATCGTTCTAAGTGAGGATGCCAAACGGATTTTAGCGGCCAATGTGCAGCTAATTCCCAGTCAAAACATACCCTCCAGTGAAACAGGCATTAGGCACAGGACCTCAGAGAGGGTGGCCAGACAGACAAATGCTCTGGTGATAGCCATTTCTCAACGTAGAAGTGTTATCAGTGTTTATAAAGGCAATTTAAAGTATGTATTACGCGACTTGGGAGTAATCTTAACCAAGGCCAATCAGGCAGTACAAACGTTGGAAAAGTACCGGGCCGTATCGGATAAGGTTTTGGTTAACTTAAGTATATTGGAATATGATGGGGTCGTGACCCTATTCGATGTAGCCAAGGTTATACAGAGGGTAGAAATGGTGCTTAGAATTGTTAAAGAAATTGAAAAATATATCAGTGAGTTGGGTACAGAAGGAAGATTAATCACCATGCAGTTGGAAGAATTATTGGCAAACGTAGCCGAGGAAGGGTTTTTGGTTATACAGGACTACGGTACTGTGCTTGAAGAGAAACCACCGCAGAGTATTATGAAAATAATCGGGAGTTGGCCTGCGGAGGATCTGCTGGATCTCTCTTTAATCGCCCGTGCTTTGGGTTATCCCGGTAGTTCCGGCATATTGGATCAGAGTGTATTTCCTCGTGGTTATCGAATTTTAGAGAAATTACCAAGGCTGCCTTTCCCCGTTATAGAAAACCTTGTCCAAAGATTCGGTACACTCTCCAAGGTACTGGTCGCTACCATAGAAGAACTGGATGAAGTGGAGGGTATCGGTGAAGTGAGGGCCCGCTCTATAAAAAAAGGCTTGTCCAGGTATCGGGAGCAATTGCTTACACAAGAAAGACATACGTAAAAAAACGGCGCATGATCGCGTCGTTTCTTTATCTCTAAGAAAGATTAAACATACCCAAAATCTCCATTTGCTTTTGTTTTTTAATAAAAACATCGTATAAATTTATATCTAACAAGTTACAAATAGCGGCTATATAAAATAAATGTTGTCCTATTTGATTTTCAATGCTTTCTTGACAGTGCTCACAGGCTTTGCCGGACAGGTGGGTCTGAAAGTATCGTTTTAAATCGCCTAAAGGTGTGTCCTTGGGAATAGCCTGTTTCTGGGCATTAATCTGTAGGCACCCGCAATTAGTAACCGCTTTAATCACATCCCGGCTAATATTGGCATTGGCTTGCTGTAGTTTAGATAGAAGATCCAATATGCTCCGGTGATAGACCAGTGATTCGGAAACCGTATTTTGAAATTCATCACAAATCAGATCTTTAAGCACGGTTTCACCCCTCTTTAAAAGTTTTCTGCTCAGTTTCTACTAAGGTCATTATACCGATGAAAAGGTTGTCCTGTCAAACTTAACATTTAGTAAAAATTATTATTGACACTGCTTAATAGCTGTGCTAAAATATTAGATTCTTGACAAGATAGGCAAACAGTGTTATACTTTTATCAGTATCTAGATAAAGGGGGCTTAGTGTATTGTTCAAAATTGGTGACAAGGTTGTCTATCCTATGCACGGTGCCGGAGTCATTGAGGCTATTGAGGAAAAAGAAGTGCTGGGTGAAATAAAGCATTATTATATTTTGAGGCTCCCAATAGGAAATATGAAAGTAATGATTCCTATTGACCACGGTAGGGATGTGGGATTGAGACAGGTCATCACCCGGGACGATGTACAAATGGTTTTGCGAATTTTATCAGATAAATCCACCAGTATGCCCCCCAACTGGAACCGTAGGTACCGAGCCAATTTGGAAAAAATTAAGAGCGGTAATATTTATGAAGTTGCAGAAGTGGTAAGAAACCTTATTAAGAGGGATAAAGAAAAGGGTTTGTCCTCCGGGGAAAGAAAAATGCTGGAGAATGCGCGTCAGATTTTAATTAGTGAATTGGTGTTGGCAACAGAACTGGAAGAAGATAAGGCTCAATCACTGGTTGACGGGGTTTTTGCTTAGTATACGTCAGTTTTGCTGGCGTATTTTTGTTTTTTGGCAAAAGAACTAAAAATCAAATGAATTTTCATATTAATTTAAGATTTTTATTTTAGTATGAGGTAAAATTCGCTATATTTTTGTTGAAGCACACTGCTGCACAACATATAATATGAGTAGTCCTTGCCTGAATTTGGTTGGAAAGGGGGTGTGGGAATGGTTAAAAGAGTGGTGTTCTTTTTATTGGTAGCTCTTTTTGCGGCGGGTGGATTTTTTTCCGGGTACTATGTTGTAGAGTCAGGAATTATAGATTTTTCCGGTTCCTCATTAAACTTAAGAGTGGGAGTATTCGCTCTGGCTACTCTGATTGGGGTAGTTGTTGGGATTTTGGCAGCTCCTTGGATAATAAAAAGTACGGTTTGGGCAACAGCTAAGATAGAACGTTATTTTCAAAAAACTCCAACGCAGGATCTTGTCATGGGATCCATTGGCTTGATTACTGGACTTATAATTGCTAGTTTATTTTTTAATATTCTCCCCAACTGGGGATGGGTTTCCGTTATAAAAGTACTCGGCGCGATTCTACTTGGTTATCTGGGTATGAGTTTGGGCGTTAAAAAAAGAGAAGAAATATTTGGTTTATTTGCCACTATCCCAAAGTTTGGTAAGGAAAAGCTCTCAAAATCTGACAGCAAGGCTAATGTCGATAAGATATTAGATACCAGTGTGATTATCGACGGGAGAATTGCTGATTTATGTGCCAGCGGCTTTATAGAGGGAACACTCATGATACCTGTTTTCGTGCTGGAAGAATTGCGTCATATTGCTGATTCTCCCGATCTATTGAAGCGAAACAGGGGGCGTAGAGGCTTGGATATTTTGAATAACCTGCGTAAAAACTCTGATATTAAAGTGCAGATTTATGAAAATACCCGTGGTTTGGAAAATGTCCCCGAGGTGGATATGAAACTGGTTAAATTAGCCCAGAAACTAGGAATTAAGGTAATGACCAATGATTATAATTTGAATAAAGTTGCCGAATTGCACGGTGTTAAGGTATTAAATATTAATGAGCTGGCCAATGCTGTTAAGCCGATTGTATTGCCAGGAGAAGAGATGGTGGTGCAGGTTGTAAAGGATGGCAAGGAATCCGGCCAGGGTGTGGCTTATCTTGATGACGGTACTATGATAGTAGTTGACGGGGGTAGAAAATATATAGGACAAACAATTGTGGTTGTGGTTACCAGTGTTCTTCAGACAGCTGCGGGGCGGATGATTTTTGCCAAGTCCAAAAATGAGCTTAAAAAAGGTGAAAACGGTGGTGGGCAGTTGTCTTATAACGAGGTGAATTATTTTGAGTCTAATTAGCACGATTATAACAGCCGCGGGACAGGGTTTACGCATGGGGACTGATACAAGAAAGCAGTACCTCAGCTTGCAAGGTAAACCTATTCTTTCTTACGCAATTGAGACCTTTATTGGAATGCCGGCGGTTAACAATATTATTTTAGTGGTTAGTCCCGGAGACGAGTCTTTTTGTCTGGAGAATATTATTCCCATACACGGAAGATCTAAAGTACAGGCCGTAGTTGCCGGCGGTGCGAGCAGGCAGGAATCCGTATATAACGGGTTGCTTGCATTACCGCAAGGGACAAACCTGGTAATAATACATGATGGCGTTCGCCCGTTGTTCGAGGGCAACGAAATTGATGCCTTGCTGGAGGCAGCGGCTGTAAATGGTGCGGCCACTCTGGCCGTGCCGCCAAAGGATACTGTAAAGCTGGTAAATGAGTATAATAAAGTAGTGCGGACTTTACCCCGTGAGAGATTATGGTTAACTCAGACACCACAGGTTTTTAAATATGATATAATTATGAATGCACACCAAAAGGCGCGCCGGCACGGCTTTGAGGCTACTGATGATGCTTCGCTGGTGGAAGTCAGCGGACAACAGGTAAGGGTTATTGAAGGATCTTATGAGAATATTAAAATCACAACCCCGGAGGATATGATAATAGCCGAGGCTATTTTAAACAGGAGAAAGCATAAATGAGAATCGGTTTTGGTTATGATGTACACCGTCTGGTGCCGGGGCGACTCCTGGTGCTGGGCGGTGTAAACATACCCTATGAATTGGGTTTGCTTGGTCACTCTGATGCTGATGTGCTGGTGCACGCTATGATGGACGCGCTGCTGGGAGCAGCCTCAGCGGGCGATATAGGACGTCATTTTCCTGATCAAGATTCTAGATATAAAGATGCTTCCAGTTTGCTCTTGTTGTCGGAGGTGCTGCGAATTATAACAAATAAAGGCTATAAAGTGGGAAATATTGATTCAGTAATTGTTGCTCAAAAGCCAAAACTGGCTGCTTTTATTCCCGGAATGACAGATAACATTGCGGCTGTTTTGCAAGTAAGCTCCGATCAGGTAAATATTAAGGCAACAACTACGGAGGGCCTGGGCTTTGCCGGTGCCGGTGAGGGAATCGCTTCGTATTCGTCAGTATTATTGTATAGCATATAATTAGATTGTAAAAGTTGCCTGTCAGGTCTGGCAATGGTATAATAACAGACTAGATAATGCAGTAAGGGAGATGTTTATTTTGTCCGGTATTCGTGTAAGATTTGCGCCCAGTCCTACCGGGCCTTTACATATAGGGGGAGCGCGTTCAGCGCTTTTTAATTGGTTGTTTGCCCGTAACAATAACGGAGTTTTTCTGGTACGTATTGAGGATACTGATTTGGAGCGATCTTCACGCGCTTCGGAAGAGAATATTTTAAATTCCCTGAAATGGTTGGGCATGGATTGGGATGAGGGAATCGAAGTGGGTGGTGAAAACGGCCCTTATCGCCAGACAGAACGCCTGGGGATTTATCATTCCTGCATTAAAACCCTGCTGGATAGCGGAAATGCTTATT
Proteins encoded in this region:
- a CDS encoding ATP-dependent Clp protease ATP-binding subunit; protein product: MFDKFTERAKKVFVLAQDEAKRMATPYIGTEHLLLGLIREGEGVAAKVLESLNIDAETVRQAVGQLVGPGKGVAQEMFLTPRGKKVLELAIAEARSLGHNYVGTEHLLLGLISEGEGVAAQVLNALGADIEQVRSMIMQMLGGGQSSQGGCASGQCGSKAGNVQTKALDEYGRDLTEMAREDKLDPVVGREKEIERVIQVLSRRTKNNPVLLGDPGVGKTAVVEGLAQRISSGNVPETLLSKRVVSLDLAALVAGTKYRGEFEDRLKKVTQEITKAGNIVLFIDELHTLIGAGAAEGAIDAANILKPALARGEMQCIGATTLDEYRKYIEKDAALERRFQPINVEEATVEETIAILKGLRDRYEAHHRVRISDEALVNAAKLADRYISDRFLPDKAIDLMDEASSRVRMLAFTAPPDLKDLERKTEKVRKEKEEAINSQEFEKAARLRDQEQSLKKELEDRREAWNLTKGGNELAVSEEDIAHVVASWTGIPVKKLAEEESDRLLKMEEILHQRVIGQEEAVRAVSRAVRRARAGLKDPGRPVGSFIFLGPTGVGKTELARALAEALFGDDDALIRIDMSEYMEKYAVSRLVGAPPGYVGYEEGGQLTKAVRRKPYSVVLLDEIEKAHPDVFNILLQVLEDGRLTDSQGRAVDFRNTVIIMTSNVGVSHIRKIGSLGFQTAENDSYSKMKGDVTQELRKTFRPEFLNRVDETIVFHSLEQKHLNEIVGLMLKDVLGRLAENEIKVEATEAAKELLASKGFDETYGARPLRREIQKQVEDRLSEELLKGAVKKGEHVVLNVVDGEILIEKK
- the radA gene encoding DNA repair protein RadA translates to MKQKTIYCCQECGSQSPRWVGRCPSCEAWNSMVEEMPVKSAGAVLRGKTEPVRQPVLLTEVLLYAENRIPTGIKEMDRVLGGGIVPGSLILLGGEPGIGKSTLLLQVAFLIGKDNREVIYVCGEESMQQVRLRAERLNSISENVLLLAENNVDRVELQIKERKPFLVIIDSVQTIYKESLSSSPGSVGQVRECASQLMRLAKMMDTAIFLVGHVTKDGAIAGPKVLEHMVDAVLYFEGERHQSFRLLRGVKNRFGSTNEIGIFNMAGNGLIEATNPSSLFMQHWQVPVPGSVIVPTIEGTRPLLVEIQALVCPTGFGLPRRMATGVDYNRVALIIAVLERRLGYQLSKYDIYVNAVGGVKIEEPAVDLSIALAIASSFHDRPLGLGLAVAGEIGLTGEVRPVASIEKRLSEAGELGFKKTIVPEANINPAIDCKSKAVGVKTVTEAVQVALQSGGIV
- the disA gene encoding DNA integrity scanning diadenylate cyclase DisA, translating into MKEEKAEDQLLKVLRFVAPGTSLREGLENILRAKTGGLVVVGDYPEVLDIAEGGFAINADYSSANLYELAKMDGAIVLSEDAKRILAANVQLIPSQNIPSSETGIRHRTSERVARQTNALVIAISQRRSVISVYKGNLKYVLRDLGVILTKANQAVQTLEKYRAVSDKVLVNLSILEYDGVVTLFDVAKVIQRVEMVLRIVKEIEKYISELGTEGRLITMQLEELLANVAEEGFLVIQDYGTVLEEKPPQSIMKIIGSWPAEDLLDLSLIARALGYPGSSGILDQSVFPRGYRILEKLPRLPFPVIENLVQRFGTLSKVLVATIEELDEVEGIGEVRARSIKKGLSRYREQLLTQERHT
- a CDS encoding CarD family transcriptional regulator yields the protein MFKIGDKVVYPMHGAGVIEAIEEKEVLGEIKHYYILRLPIGNMKVMIPIDHGRDVGLRQVITRDDVQMVLRILSDKSTSMPPNWNRRYRANLEKIKSGNIYEVAEVVRNLIKRDKEKGLSSGERKMLENARQILISELVLATELEEDKAQSLVDGVFA
- a CDS encoding PIN/TRAM domain-containing protein; protein product: MVKRVVFFLLVALFAAGGFFSGYYVVESGIIDFSGSSLNLRVGVFALATLIGVVVGILAAPWIIKSTVWATAKIERYFQKTPTQDLVMGSIGLITGLIIASLFFNILPNWGWVSVIKVLGAILLGYLGMSLGVKKREEIFGLFATIPKFGKEKLSKSDSKANVDKILDTSVIIDGRIADLCASGFIEGTLMIPVFVLEELRHIADSPDLLKRNRGRRGLDILNNLRKNSDIKVQIYENTRGLENVPEVDMKLVKLAQKLGIKVMTNDYNLNKVAELHGVKVLNINELANAVKPIVLPGEEMVVQVVKDGKESGQGVAYLDDGTMIVVDGGRKYIGQTIVVVVTSVLQTAAGRMIFAKSKNELKKGENGGGQLSYNEVNYFESN
- the ispD gene encoding 2-C-methyl-D-erythritol 4-phosphate cytidylyltransferase — protein: MSLISTIITAAGQGLRMGTDTRKQYLSLQGKPILSYAIETFIGMPAVNNIILVVSPGDESFCLENIIPIHGRSKVQAVVAGGASRQESVYNGLLALPQGTNLVIIHDGVRPLFEGNEIDALLEAAAVNGAATLAVPPKDTVKLVNEYNKVVRTLPRERLWLTQTPQVFKYDIIMNAHQKARRHGFEATDDASLVEVSGQQVRVIEGSYENIKITTPEDMIIAEAILNRRKHK
- the ispF gene encoding 2-C-methyl-D-erythritol 2,4-cyclodiphosphate synthase, with protein sequence MRIGFGYDVHRLVPGRLLVLGGVNIPYELGLLGHSDADVLVHAMMDALLGAASAGDIGRHFPDQDSRYKDASSLLLLSEVLRIITNKGYKVGNIDSVIVAQKPKLAAFIPGMTDNIAAVLQVSSDQVNIKATTTEGLGFAGAGEGIASYSSVLLYSI